CACGAACTGCTGCGCCTGGCCATGCAGCGCCTGCGCGCGGCCGGCGCGCCGGTGCGCGTGCTCGACGTCGCCGCCGGCCACGGCCGCTATGTGCTGGAGGCACTGGCCGGCGCCGAACAGCGCGCCGATGCGATCACCCTGCGCGATTTCAGCGCGTTGAACGTGGAGCGCGGCCGCGCGCTGATCGCCGAGCTCGGCGCCGCCGACATCGCCCGCTTCGAGCAGGGCGACGCCTTCGACCGCGATGCGCTGGCGGCCCTGCAGCCGCGGCCGACGCTGGCGGTGGTGTCCGGCCTGTACGAACTGTTCCCGGACAACGACCAGGTGCTGTGCTCGCTGCAGGGCGTGGCCGCCGCGGTCGAGCCGGGCGGCTATCTCGCCTACACCGGCCAGCCCTGGCATCCGCAGCTGGAGTTCATCGCCCGCGCGCTGACCAGCCACCGCGGCGGCGCGGCCTGGGTGATGCGCCGCCGTACCCAGCAGGAGATGGACGAGCTGGTGCGCGCGGCCGGCTTCCGCAAGCTCGAGCAACGCATCGACGAATGGGGCATCTTCACCGTGTCGCTGGCGCAGCGGATCGCGCCGTGAGCGTACCGGCGCCGCGGCCATGGCGGCGTGCGCTGGGATGGCTGGCGCTGCTGGGGCCGTTCTTCTTCCTCAGCTACGGCCTGGCCAACACGCTGGCCGAGCGGCGCGCGGGCGTGCCGTCGCTGCCGTTCGCGTGGGAGACGCAGATCCCGTTCTGGCCGTGGACGATCGTGCCGTACTGGTCGATCGACCTGTTCTACGTGGCCTCGTTCTTCGTCTGCCGCACCCGCGCCGAACTGGACACCCATGCCAAGCGGTTGCTGACCGCGCAACTGCTGGCGGTGGGCTGTTTCCTGCTGTGGCCGCTGCGCTTCAGCTTCGAACGGCCGCCGAGCGAGGGCGTGTTCGGTTGGCTGTTCGCGGTGCTGCTCGGGTTCGACAAGCCGTTCAACCAGGCGCCGTCGCTGCACATCGTGCTGCTGGTGGTGCTGTGGGTGCGCTATGCGCAGCATCTGCACGGCCTGGCGCGCGGCGTGCTGCACGCCTGGTTCGCGCTGATCGGCATTTCGGTGCTGACCACCTACCAGCACCATTTCCTGGACATTCCCACCGGCCTGGCCGCGGGCTGGTTGTGCGTGTGGCTGTGGCCGCAGCGCATCGCGCCGCCGTGGAGCGCGCTGGCACTGGCGCGCGATCCGGCGCGCTGGCGCCTGGCCGCCGCCTACCTGGCCGGCAGCGCCGCCTGCGTCGCGCTGGCTTGGGCGATCGGCGGCGCGGGCTGGTGGCTGTTGTGGCCGGCATTGTCGCTGTCGCTGGTCGCGCTCGACTACGCGCTGCTCGGCGCGCTCGGCCTGCAGAAGCGCACCGACGGCCGCCTCAGCCTGGCCGCGCGCTGGCTGTACGCGCCGTACCTGGCCGCCGCCTGGCTCAACTCGCGCGCCTGGACCCGGCGCGATCCGGCGCCGCGCGAAATCGCCGATGGGGTCTGGCTGGGACGCATGCCCGGCCGCGGCGAGCGTGCCGCTTTCGGCGCGGTGGTCGACGTCAGCGCCGAACTGTCGCTGCGCGATGCCGGTGCGCACGATCGCACGGTGCCGATGCTGGACCTGGTCGCGCCACCCGCCGATGCCTTGCGTGCCGCCGCCGCCGCGATCGAGGCCGCACGCCACCACGGCCCGGTGCTGGTGTGCTGCGCGCTGGGCTATTCGCGCAGCGCCGCCGCGGTCGCCACCTGGCTGCTGCACAGCGGGCGCGCCGCAGAGCTGGATGACGCGCTCGCGCTGCTGCGCGCACGCGCATCGCGGATCGTGCTGGGTCCCGCGCAGCGCGACGCCATCGCCGCCGCATGTGCCGCGCCGGCCGCACCGCTGCAGGCCTTGGAGCAGCCGGCATGAGTACGCGGTTGCAGCTGCGCACGATGGCCGCGCTGCTGCGGCAGGCGGCGCCGCTGGACCGGCTATCGCTGACGCTGCTCGCCGTCGCCTTGTTGCTGGGCGCGTGGTACGCCAATGCCGGCGCAGCGCTGGCAATGGCGCTGTGCCTGCTCAGCGTGCTGGCCGGTGTGCTGCAACGTTACTGGGCCGCGCGCGTCGGCCTGGACGTGGCGCTGCTCGACGCGGTGCTGGCCGAAGCCGAGCCAGACCAGGCCGGCGCCGATCTGGACGCCGCGCTGCACCGGCTCGGCCTGCTGCGGCAGCTGCCACCGCCGCGCGACTGGCAGACGCGCTGGCGCGGCATGCGCGGCTTGTTGCTGCGGCAGGTCGCCAGCCTGTCGCTGCAGTTGCTCGCTCTTTTGCTAGCGTTGCTCCTGGCGCAGGCCGTATGAAGGAGCGTACGCGATGACCAACCCGACCAGGTCGATTCTCGTCCCTGACGTCGATGCGCAACGCGCACTGTGGGAGCGGCTGCAGGCCTATCGTTTCGGCGAGGACGACCACGCGCTGCCGGCCTTCGTGCGCCGCGTGGCGAAGGACGCCAACGTGTCGTTGACACTGGCCACGCTCGCAGTCGAGGAATACCGGCGTTTCTGCTTCCTGGCCTGCGTCGTCGGCGAGGAAGTGACCCCCAGCGCGCTGGTCGACCAGGTCTGGCATACCCACCTCACCGATACCCGCGAATACTGGCAACGGTTCTGTCCGCAGGTGTTGCTGATCACGCTGCACCACCAGCCCGGGCGCGGCGACCCCGCCGAAGCGGAGCGCTTCCGGGCGCAGTACCGCGCCACCCTGGCGCACTATTGGCGCCATTTCGGCGAGCCGCCGGCAACGTGCTGGCCGCCGCCCGCGGATGTGCAAGGCGCGGCGGTACGCCGGCGCCTGGTGCGCTGGCGCATGCCGCCGCGCGTGGGCAACGCGCTGTGGTACTGGGCGCTGGCGACGCTGGTGCTGGCGATGGGCCTGGCGCGGCTTCACGGCGGCGTCTCGCCGTTGCATTGGCCGGGCCCCTCGTTCCTGCTGCTGTTCCTCGTGACGATCGGCCTGGTCTGGGTGCTGGCGGCGCGGCTGCGCCGGGCGGTCAGCGAGGTCGGCGAACACCGTGCCGTCATGCAGGCCGACAGCGCCGAGCTGGCCTATCTCGCCGGCGGCGGCGAGCGCGTGGCGGACATGCAGCTGGCGCTATTGCTGGCCTGCGACGCGGTGCGCTTGCAAGCGGTACGCAAGACGCGTTCCGGCGGCGACGCCACCCTGTACTGCACCGGCGTCGACGCGCCGGCGCCGCTGCAGCGCGCCTTGTCGATCGTGCGTGCCAATCCGCAGGTGTCGCTGGCGCTGGCCGCGCTGCGCAAGGAGGCCGAACGGCTGCGCGAGCCGCTGCTGCGCAAGCGCCTGCTGCTCGGGCGTGGCCAGGCGTGGTGCGCGCGCGTGGCCGGCGCCGCGCCGCCGCTGGCGCTGTGGAGCGTCGGCATGCTCAAGATCCAGATCGGCCTGCAGTTGCAGCGCCCGGTCGGATTCCTGGTGGCGGCGATGGTGCTGGTGAGCATGCTCGTGCTCGGCTTCCTGCTGACGCCCACCCGGCGCAGCGTTGCCGGCCAGCGGCTGCTCGCCGAGCGCGATGCGGCATTGCTGACCGATGTCGGGCCACGGCAGACGACGCAGGTGCTGGACCTGGAGCAGCCGCTGGCGCTGGCCGGAACCAGCCTGTTGCTGGGCACGCCGTGGGCGGACTACCACACGCTGC
This sequence is a window from Xanthomonas sp. CFBP 8443. Protein-coding genes within it:
- a CDS encoding TIGR04222 domain-containing membrane protein, translated to MTNPTRSILVPDVDAQRALWERLQAYRFGEDDHALPAFVRRVAKDANVSLTLATLAVEEYRRFCFLACVVGEEVTPSALVDQVWHTHLTDTREYWQRFCPQVLLITLHHQPGRGDPAEAERFRAQYRATLAHYWRHFGEPPATCWPPPADVQGAAVRRRLVRWRMPPRVGNALWYWALATLVLAMGLARLHGGVSPLHWPGPSFLLLFLVTIGLVWVLAARLRRAVSEVGEHRAVMQADSAELAYLAGGGERVADMQLALLLACDAVRLQAVRKTRSGGDATLYCTGVDAPAPLQRALSIVRANPQVSLALAALRKEAERLREPLLRKRLLLGRGQAWCARVAGAAPPLALWSVGMLKIQIGLQLQRPVGFLVAAMVLVSMLVLGFLLTPTRRSVAGQRLLAERDAALLTDVGPRQTTQVLDLEQPLALAGTSLLLGTPWADYHTLRTPVANGSGSGCSGSGGGGGDGGGGGSCGGGGCGGCGGGD
- a CDS encoding phosphatase PAP2/dual specificity phosphatase family protein, which translates into the protein MGHLHRVAGAADRAVSVPAPRPWRRALGWLALLGPFFFLSYGLANTLAERRAGVPSLPFAWETQIPFWPWTIVPYWSIDLFYVASFFVCRTRAELDTHAKRLLTAQLLAVGCFLLWPLRFSFERPPSEGVFGWLFAVLLGFDKPFNQAPSLHIVLLVVLWVRYAQHLHGLARGVLHAWFALIGISVLTTYQHHFLDIPTGLAAGWLCVWLWPQRIAPPWSALALARDPARWRLAAAYLAGSAACVALAWAIGGAGWWLLWPALSLSLVALDYALLGALGLQKRTDGRLSLAARWLYAPYLAAAWLNSRAWTRRDPAPREIADGVWLGRMPGRGERAAFGAVVDVSAELSLRDAGAHDRTVPMLDLVAPPADALRAAAAAIEAARHHGPVLVCCALGYSRSAAAVATWLLHSGRAAELDDALALLRARASRIVLGPAQRDAIAAACAAPAAPLQALEQPA